Proteins from one Patagioenas fasciata isolate bPatFas1 chromosome 6, bPatFas1.hap1, whole genome shotgun sequence genomic window:
- the FASLG gene encoding tumor necrosis factor ligand superfamily member 6 — protein MQAYKGRAGSSPRAQSGTAQAVFGCHMEDNANHIQPIPLPAMQQNLNYVYPQIFWVDGCASTSASCPSAPPVAPFPPPVPDRRKKPRNNRERRSVSFLVISLLILVAFTGVGLSMFQIFHLEKELAELRESASSEHIPPAPEKLKGQKEQSMTKEVRKAAHLTGNPAQRDLPLEWEPISGHAFTNGIEYRDQGLVINETGLYFVYSNVLFRGSVCSSSQMLTHIVYKKNPASPGSHVLMEDKGINYCTSQKTWARKSYLGALFKLRKMDSLHVNVSKIALVNFEESKTFFGLFKL, from the exons ATGCAGGCGTATAAAGGCAGAGCTGGGTCTTCCCCCAGGGCTCAGTCTGGGACAGCCCAGGCAGTTTTTGGTTGCCATATGGAAGATAACGCCAACCACATCCAGCCCATCCCACTCCCAGCCATGCAGCAGAACTTGAACTACGTGTACCCCCAGATCTTTTGGGTGGACGGCTGTGCCAGCACAAGTGCTTCCTGCCCCTCAGCACCCCCTGTCGCTCCTTTTCCACCACCAGTACCTGACCGGAGGAAAAAACCAAGGAACAACAGAGAAAGGAGGAGTGTCAGCTTCCTGGTGATCTCCTTGCTGATCCTGGTGGCCTTCACTGGAGTGGGCCTGAGCATGTTTCAGATTTTCCACCTGGAGAAGGAActggctgaactcagagag TCTGCCAGCAGTGAACACATCCCTCCAGCTCCGGAGAAGCTCAAAG GGCAAAAGGAACAGTCAATGACAAAGGAAGTGAGAAAGGCAGCACACTTAACAG GGAACCCAGCCCAGCGGGACCTCCCTCTAGAATGGGAACCCATCTCCGGTCATGCCTTCACCAATGGCATTGAGTACCGTGATCAGGGCCTTGTCATCAATGAGACCGGCCTGTACTTCGTGTATTCCAATGTGCTTTTCCGGGGCAGCgtctgcagcagcagccagaTGTTAACCCACATTGTCTACAAGAAAAACCCAGCCTCACCAGGCAGCCATGTGCTGATGGAGGACAAAGGCATCAACTACTGTACAAGTCAGAAAACATGGGCCCGGAAAAGCTACCTGGGGGCTCTGTTCAAGCTCAGGAAGATGGACAGTTTGCATGTCAACGTCTCCAAAATTGCTCTGGTTAATTTTGAGGAATCTAAGACATTCTTTGGCTTATTCAAACTTTAA